A window from Thermomonas aquatica encodes these proteins:
- a CDS encoding ShlB/FhaC/HecB family hemolysin secretion/activation protein, whose product MRIHQSSFRVNLLAASLLLACAPFARAEGIDAAQEATPAPPAAPQQAQALPEPQMAAQTQASFVLKGVQFVGASGVPEGELQAAVADRIGTSVTFADLEQLAARVVAVYQKHGFGLVQAFVPVQEVVDGVVRITVSEGVLGNVSIDIAKDAPVQQDRVAKTLAILEPGKPLNGREYERAMLLLSDLPGIKPQSAISAGAASGTTDLAVHVTERDRFQYGLELDNYGTRDSGRHRVTGSMRWASPFDRGDNLDLRLMLAQGMHTAFGRISYETPVGYRGLRLGGGLARVQYELGGPFAPLQPTGTGNVADLSFSYPIIRQRSTNLFVRGTLDNKDLTDRFEAVGFETKKRIRGFGIGMSFEKRDKFLGGGYTSANGLLYSGNLDIKDATSEAFDNPPFGYDTEGSFGKFTLQLARLQYIAPKFSLFLGTGLQRASKNLDAYEKLSLGGPKAVRAYATGEVLVDDGWLATMELRYAANPDTTLFAFYDAARGDFFHDPRPFDVFTSRSLRGYGLGVNWSKPGKVSMNFSIAWRGTDPGITDGGDRNPRLFWSIQKAF is encoded by the coding sequence ATGCGCATCCACCAATCGTCGTTCAGGGTCAACCTGCTGGCCGCCTCGCTGCTGCTGGCCTGCGCGCCGTTCGCGCGGGCCGAAGGCATCGATGCCGCGCAGGAGGCGACGCCGGCGCCGCCGGCCGCGCCGCAGCAGGCGCAGGCCTTGCCCGAGCCGCAGATGGCCGCGCAGACGCAGGCCAGCTTCGTGCTCAAGGGCGTGCAGTTCGTCGGCGCCAGCGGCGTGCCGGAAGGCGAACTGCAGGCCGCGGTGGCCGACCGGATCGGCACCAGCGTGACCTTCGCCGACCTCGAACAGCTCGCCGCGCGGGTGGTGGCGGTGTACCAGAAGCACGGCTTCGGCCTGGTGCAGGCGTTCGTGCCGGTGCAGGAAGTGGTCGATGGCGTGGTCAGGATCACCGTGAGCGAAGGCGTGCTCGGCAACGTCAGCATCGACATCGCGAAAGACGCGCCGGTGCAACAGGATCGCGTGGCGAAGACGCTGGCCATCCTCGAACCCGGCAAGCCGCTCAACGGCCGCGAATACGAACGCGCGATGCTGTTGTTGTCCGACCTGCCGGGGATCAAGCCGCAATCGGCGATCTCGGCCGGCGCGGCCTCCGGCACCACCGACCTCGCGGTGCATGTGACCGAGCGCGACCGCTTCCAGTACGGCCTAGAGCTGGACAATTACGGCACCCGCGATTCCGGCCGCCACCGCGTCACCGGCAGCATGCGCTGGGCCAGCCCGTTCGATCGCGGCGACAACCTCGACCTGCGGCTGATGCTGGCGCAGGGCATGCACACCGCGTTCGGGCGCATCTCCTACGAAACCCCGGTGGGGTATCGCGGCCTGCGCCTCGGCGGCGGACTGGCGCGCGTGCAATACGAGCTGGGCGGGCCGTTCGCGCCGCTGCAACCGACCGGCACCGGCAACGTGGCCGACCTGTCCTTCAGCTATCCGATCATCCGCCAGCGCAGCACCAACCTGTTCGTCCGCGGCACCCTGGACAACAAGGACCTGACCGACCGCTTCGAGGCGGTCGGCTTCGAGACGAAGAAGCGCATCCGCGGTTTCGGCATCGGCATGTCGTTCGAGAAGCGCGACAAGTTCCTCGGCGGCGGCTACACCAGCGCCAACGGCCTGCTGTACAGCGGCAACCTGGACATCAAGGACGCCACCAGCGAAGCCTTCGACAACCCGCCGTTCGGTTACGACACCGAGGGCAGCTTCGGCAAGTTCACCCTGCAGCTGGCGCGCCTGCAGTACATCGCGCCGAAGTTCAGCCTGTTCCTGGGCACCGGCCTGCAGCGCGCCAGCAAGAACCTGGATGCGTACGAGAAGCTCTCGCTGGGCGGCCCGAAGGCGGTGCGCGCCTACGCCACCGGCGAAGTGCTGGTCGACGACGGCTGGCTGGCGACGATGGAGCTGCGCTATGCGGCGAACCCGGACACCACCCTGTTCGCGTTCTACGACGCCGCGCGCGGCGATTTCTTCCACGACCCGCGGCCGTTCGACGTGTTCACCAGCCGCAGCCTGCGCGGCTACGGGCTGGGCGTGAACTGGAGCAAGCCGGGCAAGGTCAGCATGAATTTCAGCATCGCCTGGCGCGGCACCGATCCCGGCATCACCGATGGCGGCGACCGCAACCCCCGTTTGTTCTGGTCGATCCAGAAAGCGTTCTGA
- a CDS encoding CHAT domain-containing protein yields the protein MPRVAPSAFRFVPLLLASIVFSSPAWASCAPEAGQEQQEPAQTAPAPQAPSAAAPAAAQADDAGTEARAALAAIGRLDDADTALSLAADGAALYEREAVKLDGYAYCSQAVELAEKGEFRESARAASKALHIALQTGNKDLLGKAYRDLAIAFNYAGQLERAEQFADLALKYPGLNPTQVDGPARKVIGDVRTRQGRYDEAIASYEEAQRGSSDRFRPLVDASLANALILSGDLARARSTLDGLAEPADARQRAQLQRTRGRLLLAENKPAEALALYQALANAPADGDEDFYRAWALDGMSKSQAALGDEADAAKSLDQAIDVFDRARSQFRSDEFKMGLFSDLQNVFERAIRMHSKLGQPALAFDISERSRSRALLDAVAGRAELKGDAGKALDAASLQKMLQPDEVVVAYHALPDRLMAWVLSSDGVREAAFPVALKRDDLARLVDAYRDALIKLNPNAAKIGDQIGQLLLAPLGIEAGKRIVIIPHGPLHYLPFQALRLDGKYLIERNPISIAPSISIAARLAERTPTVAAQLLAFGNPTIDPNVADPLPGAEREVHELSQQFPGAKLFFKDEANKTNFTANAPQSRLVHIAAHAMADTLDPLHSKVLLADEHGQPNYLEAKDVLGMDLGNVAMIALSACESGLGRVDNGDEVLGFTRSFLSAGTSTLLASLWPVSDAATEKLMTTLYADLAKGEEVQDAMRDAQRTVMANPETSHPFYWAPFNLIGNWRLKVAK from the coding sequence ATGCCTCGCGTCGCGCCGTCCGCCTTCCGTTTCGTGCCGCTGCTGCTGGCATCGATTGTCTTCTCGTCGCCCGCCTGGGCGTCCTGCGCGCCCGAGGCGGGACAGGAACAACAGGAGCCCGCGCAGACTGCGCCCGCGCCGCAAGCGCCGTCCGCCGCCGCACCGGCAGCGGCGCAGGCCGACGATGCCGGCACCGAGGCGCGCGCCGCGCTGGCGGCGATCGGCCGGCTGGACGACGCCGACACCGCCTTGTCGCTGGCCGCCGATGGCGCGGCCCTGTACGAACGCGAGGCGGTGAAGCTGGACGGCTACGCCTATTGCAGCCAGGCGGTGGAACTGGCGGAGAAGGGCGAATTCCGCGAGAGCGCGCGCGCCGCCAGCAAGGCGCTGCACATCGCCTTGCAGACCGGCAACAAGGACCTGCTGGGCAAGGCCTATCGCGACCTCGCCATCGCCTTCAACTACGCCGGCCAGCTCGAACGCGCCGAGCAGTTCGCCGATCTCGCGCTGAAATATCCCGGCCTGAACCCGACCCAGGTCGATGGGCCGGCGCGCAAGGTGATCGGCGACGTGCGCACGCGGCAGGGCCGCTACGACGAAGCCATCGCCAGCTACGAAGAGGCGCAACGGGGCAGTTCCGACCGGTTCCGCCCGCTGGTGGATGCGTCGCTGGCGAATGCGCTGATCCTGTCCGGCGACCTGGCGCGCGCGCGCAGCACGCTGGACGGCCTCGCCGAACCCGCCGATGCCCGGCAGCGCGCGCAACTGCAACGCACCCGCGGCCGCCTGTTGCTGGCGGAGAACAAGCCGGCCGAGGCGCTGGCCCTGTACCAGGCGCTGGCCAACGCGCCGGCGGACGGCGACGAGGACTTCTATCGCGCCTGGGCGCTGGATGGCATGTCCAAGAGCCAGGCGGCGCTGGGCGACGAGGCCGATGCGGCGAAATCGCTGGACCAGGCCATCGACGTGTTCGACCGGGCGCGCTCGCAGTTCCGCAGCGACGAATTCAAGATGGGCCTGTTCTCGGACCTGCAGAACGTGTTCGAGCGCGCCATCCGCATGCACAGCAAGCTGGGGCAGCCGGCGCTGGCCTTCGACATCAGCGAGCGCAGCCGTTCGCGCGCCTTGCTGGACGCGGTGGCCGGGCGCGCCGAACTGAAGGGCGATGCCGGCAAGGCGCTGGATGCGGCCAGCCTGCAGAAGATGTTGCAGCCGGACGAAGTGGTGGTGGCCTACCACGCATTGCCGGACCGGCTGATGGCCTGGGTGCTGTCCAGCGACGGCGTGCGCGAGGCCGCGTTCCCGGTCGCGCTGAAGCGAGACGACCTGGCGCGGCTGGTGGACGCCTATCGCGACGCGCTAATCAAGCTCAACCCGAACGCCGCGAAGATCGGCGACCAGATCGGCCAGTTGCTGCTGGCGCCGCTGGGGATCGAGGCCGGCAAGCGCATCGTGATCATCCCGCACGGGCCGCTGCATTACCTGCCGTTCCAGGCGCTGCGCCTGGACGGGAAGTACCTGATCGAGCGCAACCCGATCTCGATCGCGCCGTCGATCAGCATCGCCGCGCGGCTGGCCGAACGCACGCCGACCGTGGCCGCGCAGCTGCTGGCCTTCGGCAACCCGACCATCGACCCGAACGTGGCCGATCCGCTGCCCGGCGCGGAGCGCGAAGTGCACGAGCTGTCGCAGCAGTTCCCGGGCGCGAAGCTGTTCTTCAAGGACGAGGCGAACAAGACCAACTTCACCGCCAACGCGCCGCAGTCGCGGCTGGTGCACATCGCCGCGCACGCGATGGCCGATACCCTCGACCCGCTGCATTCCAAGGTGCTGCTGGCGGACGAGCACGGCCAGCCGAACTACCTGGAGGCGAAGGACGTGTTGGGCATGGACCTGGGCAACGTCGCGATGATCGCGCTGTCCGCCTGCGAATCCGGGCTGGGCCGGGTCGACAACGGCGACGAGGTGCTGGGCTTCACCCGTTCCTTCCTGTCCGCGGGCACCTCGACCTTGCTGGCGTCGCTGTGGCCGGTGTCCGACGCCGCCACCGAGAAGCTGATGACCACGCTGTACGCCGACCTGGCCAAGGGCGAGGAAGTGCAGGACGCGATGCGCGACGCGCAGCGCACGGTGATGGCCAATCCGGAAACCTCGCATCCGTTCTATTGGGCGCCGTTCAACCTGATCGGCAACTGGCGTTTGAAGGTGGCGAAATGA
- a CDS encoding glutamate-5-semialdehyde dehydrogenase, with protein MSYVRGLAVAARDAQAAIASADGATRRRLLQSMAEQLRAGQAAILAANADDLAQAAANGASKATLDRLGLDPERVQGMAEALREVAAQADPLGEVTRREVRPNGIVVERQRIPLGLVAMIYEARPNVTAEAAALCLKAGNAVLLRGGSEAARSNAAIAACLHAALRELGLPEAAVSLVADTAREHVLELLQLADLIDLAIPRGGESLIRFVAEHARVPVIKHYKGVCHLYVDRAAGIDTAIGLLIDGKASRPGVCNALETVLVHRDIAAAFLPRALAELHARGVEVRGDAVTRAFDAGALAATEDDYAAEFLDLVIAARVVDSLDEAIAHIRRHGSDHTEVIATEDPAAADAFVRAIRSSAVMVNASSRFNDGGQLGLGAEIGISTTRLHAYGPMGVESLTIERFVVRGTGQVRHPR; from the coding sequence ATGAGCTACGTGCGCGGACTGGCAGTGGCGGCGCGCGACGCGCAGGCGGCGATCGCATCGGCCGATGGCGCGACCCGCCGCCGCCTGCTGCAGTCGATGGCCGAGCAGTTGCGCGCCGGACAGGCCGCGATCCTGGCCGCGAATGCCGACGATCTTGCGCAGGCCGCCGCCAACGGCGCCAGCAAGGCCACGCTGGATCGCCTCGGATTGGACCCGGAACGCGTGCAGGGCATGGCCGAGGCCTTGCGCGAGGTCGCCGCGCAGGCGGATCCATTGGGCGAAGTGACGCGTCGCGAAGTGCGGCCGAACGGCATCGTGGTCGAACGCCAGCGCATCCCGCTGGGGTTGGTGGCGATGATCTACGAGGCGCGCCCGAACGTGACCGCCGAGGCTGCGGCGCTGTGCCTGAAGGCCGGCAATGCGGTGCTGCTGCGCGGCGGTTCCGAGGCGGCGCGCAGCAATGCCGCGATCGCCGCCTGCCTGCACGCGGCGCTGCGTGAGCTCGGCTTGCCGGAAGCGGCGGTGTCGCTGGTCGCCGACACCGCCCGCGAGCACGTGCTGGAACTGCTGCAACTGGCCGATCTCATCGACCTCGCCATCCCGCGCGGCGGCGAGAGCCTGATCCGCTTCGTCGCCGAACACGCGCGGGTGCCGGTGATCAAGCACTACAAGGGCGTTTGCCATCTGTACGTGGACCGCGCCGCCGGCATCGACACCGCCATCGGCCTGCTGATCGACGGCAAGGCCTCGCGGCCGGGCGTGTGCAACGCGCTGGAGACCGTGCTGGTGCATCGCGACATCGCCGCGGCCTTCCTGCCGCGCGCGCTGGCGGAACTGCATGCGCGCGGCGTCGAGGTGCGCGGCGACGCGGTGACGCGCGCGTTCGATGCGGGCGCGCTGGCGGCGACGGAAGACGACTACGCGGCCGAATTCCTCGACCTCGTCATCGCCGCGCGCGTGGTCGATTCGCTGGACGAGGCGATCGCGCACATCCGCCGCCACGGCTCCGACCATACCGAGGTGATCGCCACCGAAGACCCGGCCGCGGCGGACGCCTTCGTCCGCGCCATCCGCAGCTCGGCGGTGATGGTCAACGCCTCTTCGCGCTTCAACGACGGCGGCCAGCTTGGCCTCGGCGCGGAGATCGGCATCTCCACCACGCGCCTGCACGCCTACGGGCCGATGGGCGTGGAATCGCTGACCATCGAGCGTTTCGTGGTGCGGGGCACGGGGCAGGTGCGGCATCCGCGTTGA
- the proB gene encoding glutamate 5-kinase, whose amino-acid sequence MADFAPQSLPHWRRAVLKVGSSLLAGAGGLDPLHARGLADFIAASRAQGREVVLVSSGAVAAGRGRIGAAGNGIVQRQALAALGQASLMGFWQALFAAPVAQVLLTHDDLRNRRRYLNARTALQELLRLGALPVVNENDTVAVDELKLGDNDNLAAAVASLVEADLLLIATDIAGLYSGHPLHDPAARPIERVDAVTPALLAVAGDAGVLGTGGMRTKLEAASKASAAGIATALFCGRDAATVAALGQGRLHGTFIAAHGNRISARKQWLRHAPATGTLEVDAGAQAALLRGASLLPGGVRRVDGDFRRGDVVEVRAADGTLLARGQAQYNAGESARIAGRHSRDIEAILGFRYDEAMVHRDDLVLLQHIDTHNEATA is encoded by the coding sequence ATGGCCGACTTCGCGCCGCAATCGTTGCCCCACTGGCGTCGCGCGGTGCTGAAGGTCGGCAGCAGCCTGCTGGCCGGCGCCGGCGGGCTCGATCCTTTGCATGCGCGCGGGTTGGCGGACTTCATCGCCGCGTCGCGCGCGCAGGGCCGCGAGGTCGTGCTGGTCTCGTCCGGCGCGGTCGCCGCGGGGCGCGGGCGCATCGGCGCGGCGGGCAACGGCATCGTCCAGCGCCAGGCCCTGGCCGCGCTTGGGCAGGCGTCGCTGATGGGGTTCTGGCAGGCTTTGTTCGCAGCGCCGGTGGCGCAGGTGCTGCTGACCCATGACGACCTGCGCAACCGCCGGCGCTACCTCAATGCGCGCACCGCGCTGCAGGAACTGCTGCGGCTGGGTGCATTGCCGGTGGTCAACGAGAACGACACCGTCGCCGTCGACGAACTCAAGCTGGGCGACAACGACAACCTGGCCGCCGCGGTTGCCTCGCTGGTGGAGGCCGACCTGCTGCTGATCGCCACCGACATCGCAGGCCTGTACAGCGGGCATCCGCTGCACGATCCCGCCGCGCGGCCGATCGAACGCGTCGATGCGGTCACGCCGGCGCTGCTCGCGGTGGCCGGCGATGCTGGCGTGCTCGGCACCGGCGGCATGCGCACCAAGCTGGAAGCCGCGTCCAAGGCCTCGGCGGCGGGCATCGCCACCGCGCTGTTCTGCGGGCGCGATGCGGCGACCGTCGCCGCGCTGGGGCAGGGCAGGTTGCACGGCACCTTCATCGCCGCGCATGGCAACCGGATCAGCGCGCGCAAGCAGTGGCTGCGGCATGCGCCGGCCACGGGCACGCTGGAGGTGGACGCCGGCGCCCAGGCGGCGCTGCTGCGCGGCGCTTCGTTGCTGCCCGGTGGCGTGCGCAGGGTGGACGGCGATTTCCGCCGCGGCGACGTGGTCGAGGTGCGCGCCGCCGACGGCACGCTGCTGGCGCGCGGGCAGGCGCAGTACAACGCCGGCGAAAGCGCGCGCATCGCCGGCCGCCACAGCCGCGACATCGAGGCCATCCTCGGCTTCCGCTACGACGAGGCGATGGTCCATCGCGACGACCTGGTGCTGCTCCAGCACATCGACACCCACAACGAGGCGACGGCATGA
- the argH gene encoding argininosuccinate lyase, with the protein MSDLLWQKPGVAVDAQIQAFLAGDDVLLDREFFLHDIAASAAHAEGLQRIGILSVDELDGLKRELAVLAEDFRNGSFVLDERYEDGHSAIEARLTERLGDAGRKIHTGRSRNDQVLVATRLWLKEKLARVAELSREIAKVALDRAEAETNLPIPGYTHIQRAVVSSAGMWWAGWAEAFIDDAIRAADTLKLVDANPLGTAAGYGVNLKLDREHTTQALGFARMQVSPIYAQLSRGKFELAALEALGSATLDLRRLAWDLSLYTTAEFGFVALPAQYTTGSSIMPNKRNPDVIELMRATHASVAAARTEIEQLLSLPSGYQRDLQASKGAIFHGFGRGLAALELLPALLANLEWREGRIRAAIDSGMYATDVAVEAAIAGVPFREAYKAAAASADSAGQGRTPEDSLAARTSPGAAADLRLDELRTRLQALG; encoded by the coding sequence ATGAGCGACTTGCTTTGGCAAAAGCCCGGCGTGGCGGTGGACGCGCAGATCCAGGCCTTCCTGGCCGGCGACGACGTGCTGCTGGATCGCGAATTCTTCCTGCACGACATCGCCGCGAGCGCGGCGCATGCCGAAGGCCTGCAGCGGATCGGCATCCTCAGCGTCGATGAGCTGGATGGGTTGAAGCGCGAGCTGGCGGTGCTGGCCGAGGATTTCCGCAACGGCAGTTTCGTGCTGGACGAGCGCTACGAGGACGGCCATTCCGCCATCGAGGCGCGCCTGACCGAACGCCTGGGCGATGCCGGCCGCAAGATCCACACCGGCCGCAGCCGCAACGACCAGGTGCTGGTCGCCACCCGCCTGTGGCTGAAGGAAAAGCTGGCGCGCGTGGCGGAACTGAGCCGCGAGATCGCCAAGGTCGCGCTGGATCGCGCCGAGGCCGAAACGAACCTGCCGATCCCCGGCTACACGCATATCCAGCGCGCCGTGGTGTCGTCGGCGGGCATGTGGTGGGCGGGCTGGGCCGAGGCCTTCATCGACGATGCGATCCGCGCCGCCGACACGCTGAAGCTGGTCGATGCCAATCCGCTCGGCACTGCCGCGGGCTACGGCGTGAACCTGAAACTGGATCGCGAGCACACCACGCAAGCGCTCGGTTTCGCGCGCATGCAGGTCTCGCCGATCTACGCGCAGCTTTCGCGCGGCAAGTTCGAACTGGCGGCGCTGGAAGCGCTGGGCAGCGCCACGCTGGACCTGCGGCGCCTGGCCTGGGACCTGTCGCTGTACACCACTGCGGAGTTCGGTTTCGTCGCCTTGCCGGCGCAATACACCACCGGCAGTTCGATCATGCCGAACAAGCGCAACCCGGACGTGATCGAGCTGATGCGCGCGACCCATGCCAGCGTGGCCGCGGCGCGCACCGAGATCGAGCAATTGCTGTCGCTGCCGTCCGGCTACCAGCGCGACCTGCAGGCCAGCAAGGGCGCGATCTTCCACGGCTTCGGCCGCGGTCTGGCCGCGCTGGAACTGTTGCCGGCCCTGCTGGCCAACCTGGAATGGCGCGAAGGCCGCATCCGTGCCGCCATCGATTCGGGCATGTACGCCACCGATGTCGCGGTGGAAGCCGCCATCGCCGGTGTGCCGTTCCGCGAGGCCTACAAGGCCGCCGCCGCGTCCGCCGACAGCGCAGGGCAGGGCCGCACGCCGGAAGACTCGCTCGCGGCGCGCACATCGCCCGGCGCAGCCGCCGATTTGCGCCTGGACGAATTGCGCACGCGCTTGCAGGCATTGGGCTGA
- the argC gene encoding N-acetyl-gamma-glutamyl-phosphate reductase: MSILRIGIVGARGHVGGELIRLLAAHPQFELAYVTSRELVGQPVSAHIDGYGGDVHYTSPAYEDLPELGADAVVLALPNGKAAHIVQQFDDAGADAVILDLSADYRFDPSWYYGLPELTRAQYAGQRRISNPGCYATAMQLAIAPMLGVLDGPVQCFGVSGYSGAGTTPSDKNNVELLRDNLMPYALTGHVHEREVSKQLGHPIEFMPHVAPHFRGLTITANLHLSIPFDMDEVLARYRGRYADEPLVRVQDDAPWVSRIAGAHHVDLGGFTLGGDGKRLVVVATEDNLLKGAATQALQNLNMAFGFDEFAGIPMEDAA, from the coding sequence TTGAGCATCTTGCGCATCGGCATCGTCGGAGCCCGCGGACATGTGGGCGGCGAATTGATCCGCCTGCTGGCGGCGCATCCGCAGTTCGAGCTGGCCTATGTCACCTCGCGCGAGCTGGTGGGGCAGCCCGTGTCCGCCCACATCGACGGCTACGGCGGCGATGTGCATTACACCTCGCCCGCCTACGAAGACTTGCCGGAACTCGGTGCCGACGCGGTGGTGCTGGCGTTGCCGAACGGCAAGGCCGCGCACATCGTCCAGCAGTTCGACGATGCCGGCGCCGACGCGGTGATCCTGGATCTTTCCGCCGACTACCGCTTCGATCCGTCCTGGTACTACGGCCTGCCGGAACTGACCCGCGCGCAATACGCGGGCCAGCGCCGGATCAGCAATCCCGGCTGCTACGCCACCGCGATGCAGCTGGCGATCGCGCCGATGCTGGGCGTGCTGGACGGGCCGGTGCAGTGCTTCGGCGTGTCCGGGTATTCCGGCGCCGGCACCACGCCCAGCGACAAGAACAACGTCGAACTGCTGCGCGACAACCTGATGCCGTATGCGCTGACCGGCCATGTGCACGAGCGCGAAGTGTCGAAGCAGCTTGGCCATCCCATCGAGTTCATGCCGCATGTCGCACCGCATTTCCGCGGCCTGACCATCACCGCCAACCTGCACCTGTCGATTCCCTTCGACATGGACGAGGTGCTGGCGCGCTACCGCGGCCGCTATGCCGATGAGCCGCTGGTGCGCGTGCAGGACGATGCGCCATGGGTCAGCCGCATCGCCGGCGCGCACCATGTCGATCTTGGCGGCTTCACCCTGGGCGGCGACGGCAAGCGCCTGGTGGTGGTCGCGACCGAGGACAACCTGCTCAAGGGCGCCGCCACCCAGGCGCTGCAGAATCTCAACATGGCGTTTGGTTTTGACGAGTTCGCCGGTATTCCGATGGAAGATGCAGCATGA
- a CDS encoding acetylglutamate kinase: protein MLTSNAIHDPQTRQTIVRLLSSMGSAKEINQYLKRFSQLDAARFAVVKVGGAVLRDDLDALVSSLAFLQDVGLTPIVIHGAGPQLDAELSAAGIVKQTIDGLRVTSPEALAIVRRVFHAQNLKLVEALQASDARATSIVSGVFEADYLDRDRYGLVGEVKRVDLAPIQASLQAGSIPVIASLGETVGGQILNVNADFAANELVQVLQPYKIVFLTGTGGLLDADGKVIDSINLSTEYEHLMQQPWIEGGMRVKIEQIKDLLDGLPLASSVSITKPAELAKELFTHKGSGTLVRRGERVLEAADWSAFDLPRLRGLIESAFGRKLLPDYFETTTLHRAYVSENYRAAVILTKEDAGIYLDKFAVLDEAQGEGLGRAVWQVMREQNPTLFWRSRHGNPVNPFYYAESDGCIKQDKWKVYWYGPAGFDLIERYVRTCEARPATLEEPA from the coding sequence ATGTTGACCTCGAATGCCATCCACGATCCGCAGACCCGCCAGACCATCGTGCGGCTGCTGTCGAGCATGGGCAGCGCCAAGGAAATCAACCAGTACCTCAAGCGCTTCTCGCAGCTGGATGCGGCGCGCTTCGCGGTGGTCAAGGTCGGCGGCGCGGTGCTGCGCGACGACCTCGACGCGCTGGTGTCCTCGCTGGCCTTCCTGCAGGACGTGGGCCTGACCCCCATCGTCATCCACGGCGCCGGCCCGCAGCTGGATGCGGAGCTGTCCGCCGCCGGCATCGTCAAGCAGACCATCGACGGCCTGCGGGTGACCTCGCCGGAAGCGCTGGCCATCGTCCGCCGCGTGTTCCATGCGCAGAACCTGAAGCTGGTGGAAGCGCTGCAGGCCAGCGACGCGCGCGCGACCAGCATCGTCTCCGGCGTGTTCGAGGCCGATTACCTCGACCGCGACCGCTACGGCCTGGTCGGCGAAGTGAAGCGCGTCGACCTGGCGCCGATCCAGGCCAGCCTGCAGGCCGGTTCGATCCCGGTGATCGCGTCCTTGGGTGAAACCGTCGGCGGGCAGATCCTCAACGTCAACGCCGACTTCGCCGCCAACGAACTGGTGCAGGTGCTGCAGCCGTACAAGATCGTGTTCCTGACCGGCACCGGCGGCCTGCTGGATGCCGACGGCAAGGTGATCGATTCGATCAACCTGTCCACCGAATACGAGCACCTGATGCAGCAGCCGTGGATCGAAGGCGGCATGCGGGTGAAGATCGAGCAGATCAAGGATCTGCTGGATGGCTTGCCGCTGGCCTCGTCGGTGTCGATCACCAAGCCGGCGGAACTGGCCAAGGAACTGTTCACCCACAAAGGTTCGGGCACGCTGGTGCGGCGCGGCGAGCGCGTGCTGGAAGCCGCCGACTGGAGCGCCTTCGACCTGCCGCGCCTGCGCGGGCTGATCGAGTCCGCGTTCGGGCGCAAGCTGCTGCCCGATTACTTCGAGACCACCACGCTGCATCGCGCCTACGTCAGCGAGAACTACCGCGCGGCGGTGATCCTGACCAAGGAAGACGCCGGCATCTATCTCGACAAGTTCGCGGTGCTGGACGAGGCGCAGGGCGAAGGCCTGGGCCGCGCGGTTTGGCAGGTGATGCGCGAGCAGAACCCCACGCTGTTCTGGCGCTCGCGCCACGGCAATCCGGTGAACCCGTTCTACTACGCCGAATCCGACGGCTGCATCAAGCAGGACAAGTGGAAGGTGTACTGGTACGGGCCGGCGGGCTTCGACCTGATCGAACGCTACGTGCGCACCTGCGAGGCGCGCCCGGCCACCCTGGAGGAACCGGCTTGA